Proteins encoded by one window of Gammaproteobacteria bacterium:
- a CDS encoding acetyl-CoA C-acetyltransferase yields the protein MKTLQRAAILGGSRIPFARQNSAYVNSNNIDMLTAAIDGLVDRFGLQGQRLGEVAAGAVLKHSRDANISREAVMQSRLAPQTPAYDVQQACATSLESTILVGNKIALGQIEVGIAGGVDSSSDAPVAVSEKLRALILRLSRSKSRAERFKLLSSFRPDMLRPDVPNVNERRTGMSMGQHCELMVQQWNISREAQDELTLASHLNAARAYERGFYDDLIVPFLGLTRDNNLRPDSSLEKLAGLKPAFDKSSGKGTLTAGNSTPLTDGAAAVLLSSETWAAEQGFDVQAWLVDAESAAVDFYGPDPEGLLMAPAYAVPRLLTRNGLSLQDFDYYEIHEAFAGQVLCTLKAWEDETYCRTKLGLDSALGPIDRSKLNVNGGSVGMGHPFAATGARIVASAAKQLARHRVETGKSGRTLISACAAGGLGVVALLEG from the coding sequence ATGAAAACCCTGCAACGTGCCGCGATTCTCGGCGGATCACGCATTCCGTTTGCCCGACAGAACTCCGCCTATGTGAATAGCAACAACATTGACATGCTTACCGCGGCGATCGATGGCCTCGTTGACCGATTCGGTCTGCAAGGCCAGCGTCTGGGCGAGGTCGCGGCCGGCGCGGTGCTCAAGCATTCGCGCGACGCCAACATCAGTCGCGAAGCCGTGATGCAAAGCCGGCTGGCGCCGCAGACCCCGGCCTACGACGTGCAGCAGGCCTGCGCCACCTCGCTGGAGTCCACGATTCTGGTCGGCAACAAGATCGCGCTGGGTCAGATCGAGGTCGGCATTGCCGGCGGTGTGGATTCATCCTCCGATGCACCCGTCGCCGTCAGCGAAAAGCTGCGTGCGTTGATCCTCAGGCTCAGTCGCAGCAAGTCGCGTGCTGAACGTTTCAAGCTGCTATCGAGTTTCCGTCCGGACATGTTGAGGCCCGATGTGCCCAACGTGAACGAGCGTCGCACCGGCATGAGCATGGGGCAGCACTGCGAGCTGATGGTCCAGCAGTGGAACATCAGTCGGGAAGCGCAGGACGAACTCACACTGGCAAGCCATCTCAATGCTGCGCGTGCCTATGAGCGCGGCTTTTACGATGACTTGATCGTGCCGTTTCTGGGACTGACGCGCGACAACAACCTGCGTCCGGACAGCAGCCTGGAAAAGCTCGCAGGTCTCAAGCCTGCCTTCGACAAGAGCAGTGGCAAGGGCACGCTCACGGCCGGCAATTCCACGCCGCTGACCGATGGCGCCGCCGCGGTGCTGTTGTCTTCCGAGACCTGGGCCGCCGAGCAGGGCTTCGATGTCCAGGCCTGGCTGGTGGATGCCGAATCCGCTGCGGTGGATTTTTACGGTCCGGACCCGGAAGGCTTGCTGATGGCGCCGGCCTATGCTGTGCCGCGACTGCTGACCCGCAACGGCCTGAGTCTGCAGGACTTCGACTACTACGAAATTCACGAAGCCTTCGCCGGACAGGTGTTGTGCACGCTGAAGGCATGGGAGGACGAAACCTATTGCCGGACCAAACTCGGGCTCGATTCGGCTCTGGGGCCGATCGATCGCAGCAAGCTCAACGTCAACGGCGGTTCGGTCGGCATGGGCCACCCGTTCGCCGCCACCGGTGCGCGGATTGTTGCGTCGGCGGCCAAACAACTGGCCAGACATCGTGTGGAGACGGGAAAATCGGGACGTACGCTGATTTCAGCCTGCGCCGCCGGCGGGCTGGGTGTAGTGGCCCTCCTTGAGGGCTGA
- a CDS encoding spermidine synthase, whose product MSLLFEELDYRETPIGALSLRRRRELRLGVDVFEIKLGDEFLMTSLFTASEIALATLGLAELSGDGLDVVVGGLGLGYTAQAVLEHDKVGSLLVVDALDAVIDWHRQGLLPLGPGLSTDPRCRFVLGDFFALSASNAGFDPETAERKFHAILLDIDHSPDYVLNPRHAPFYQPDGLRQLATHLHPGGIFGLWSNELPDDAFTERLAGIFQEARAELVRFHNPLQDREFVQTVYLARS is encoded by the coding sequence ATGAGCCTGTTGTTCGAGGAGCTGGACTACCGCGAAACGCCGATCGGCGCACTCAGCCTGCGCCGCCGTCGCGAGCTGCGGCTGGGCGTGGACGTGTTCGAAATCAAGCTGGGCGACGAATTTCTGATGACCAGCCTGTTCACCGCCTCCGAGATCGCGTTGGCGACGCTGGGACTGGCCGAACTGTCCGGCGACGGGCTCGACGTGGTGGTCGGCGGCCTGGGCCTGGGTTACACCGCGCAGGCGGTGCTGGAGCATGACAAGGTTGGTTCGCTGCTCGTGGTCGACGCTCTGGATGCGGTCATCGACTGGCATCGGCAAGGACTGCTGCCGTTGGGGCCGGGCCTGAGCACGGACCCGCGCTGCCGCTTCGTGCTAGGGGATTTCTTTGCGCTATCCGCATCCAATGCCGGATTCGATCCGGAAACAGCGGAACGAAAGTTCCACGCCATCCTGCTGGACATCGACCATTCACCGGACTACGTGCTCAATCCGCGCCACGCTCCGTTCTACCAGCCCGACGGACTGCGCCAGCTGGCCACCCATCTGCACCCCGGCGGCATCTTCGGGCTGTGGTCCAACGAACTGCCGGACGACGCGTTCACGGAACGGCTGGCCGGGATCTTCCAGGAAGCCCGCGCCGAACTCGTGCGCTTCCATAATCCGCTTCAGGATCGGGAATTCGTGCAGACGGTCTATCTGGCAAGAAGCTGA
- a CDS encoding TetR/AcrR family transcriptional regulator C-terminal domain-containing protein, with protein MFEAILWQLWEQSQTVAPPVYGADTPLRAQLLVFLQGKMRLLGDAGFIELSRVAMAELVHAPDRAHGLLDRLSEKEEGLVHWVRDAQGDGRIRSDVESGHAVHQLQAMVKAFAFWPQLALGQPPLGTTEQQQVMRDCVDMFLGFYATQRGDAG; from the coding sequence TTGTTCGAGGCAATTCTGTGGCAGTTGTGGGAACAGAGCCAGACGGTGGCGCCGCCGGTCTATGGCGCCGATACGCCGTTGCGCGCACAGTTGTTGGTTTTCTTGCAAGGCAAGATGCGACTGCTCGGCGACGCCGGTTTTATCGAGCTTTCACGCGTGGCGATGGCTGAACTGGTGCACGCGCCGGATCGCGCACACGGCTTGCTCGATCGGCTCTCCGAAAAAGAGGAAGGCCTGGTTCATTGGGTGCGTGACGCTCAAGGCGATGGACGGATTCGCTCCGATGTGGAGTCCGGTCACGCAGTGCACCAATTACAGGCGATGGTTAAGGCATTCGCGTTCTGGCCGCAGTTGGCGCTGGGTCAGCCGCCACTGGGCACGACCGAGCAGCAGCAGGTGATGCGTGATTGCGTGGATATGTTCCTGGGCTTTTACGCCACGCAGCGCGGCGACGCGGGCTGA
- a CDS encoding TetR/AcrR family transcriptional regulator: MSPRQSDARQRVVAAAAEMLARHGLNATSVREMTKRAEAPLGSIYHHFPGGKQQVVVEAVQLAGARVSRDLDRHLQAGGMAGVRGFLAMWRAILVRSDFRIGCPVMAAVAEEPIDDVAEAALEAAAGVFDDWAAQIAAALAAQGRDPASASSLAILVIASVEGAIVLCRAQRSIAPFDTVAGQIERLIVQA, encoded by the coding sequence ATGAGCCCTCGTCAATCCGATGCCCGTCAGCGTGTGGTGGCGGCCGCCGCCGAAATGCTGGCGCGGCATGGCCTGAACGCCACGAGCGTGCGCGAGATGACCAAGCGCGCCGAAGCGCCGCTGGGCTCGATCTACCACCACTTTCCTGGCGGCAAGCAGCAGGTCGTGGTCGAGGCTGTGCAACTCGCCGGTGCGCGAGTCAGCCGGGATCTGGATCGCCACCTGCAAGCCGGCGGCATGGCCGGAGTGCGAGGGTTTCTGGCGATGTGGAGAGCCATCCTGGTGCGATCGGACTTCAGGATCGGGTGCCCGGTGATGGCCGCGGTGGCGGAGGAGCCCATCGATGACGTCGCGGAAGCGGCCCTGGAGGCGGCTGCCGGGGTTTTTGACGACTGGGCGGCTCAGATCGCGGCTGCGCTGGCGGCGCAGGGACGCGATCCGGCGTCGGCTTCGTCACTCGCGATACTCGTCATCGCGAGCGTGGAGGGCGCCATCGTCTTGTGTCGTGCGCAACGAAGCATTGCGCCGTTCGACACGGTAGCGGGACAGATCGAACGGCTGATCGTGCAGGCCTGA
- a CDS encoding alpha/beta fold hydrolase has translation MTTAAQPLDLTAADGYILGGTRYPARATPQGRLVVAGATAVPQGFYKRFAEFASARGFDTLIFDYRGIGRSSPPSLKGFRMDLLDWARLDLAAAIEAMASDAVPLYLVGHSFGGHAFGLLPNHHKVTGFYVFGTGAGWHGYMPMAEQLRVLTMWNLVLPPLTWWKGYCPWKMLGLGENLPLDVFRQWRYWCRFPHYYFDDPGMRGIEQSYARIHTPIIAANALDDLWASPASRDAFVRGYRNAPLTRIDLDPKMLGGTIGHMGYFRQTAEPLWENALTWFTNLPQAVPTP, from the coding sequence GTGACTACCGCTGCACAGCCTCTCGACCTCACCGCCGCCGACGGATACATCCTCGGCGGCACCCGCTACCCTGCCCGCGCGACGCCGCAGGGACGCCTCGTCGTGGCGGGTGCCACGGCGGTGCCGCAGGGCTTCTACAAGCGGTTCGCCGAATTCGCCAGCGCCCGCGGTTTCGACACGCTGATCTTCGACTACCGGGGTATCGGACGTTCGTCGCCGCCATCGCTCAAGGGATTCCGCATGGACCTGCTTGATTGGGCGCGGCTGGATCTGGCAGCCGCCATCGAAGCGATGGCATCCGACGCCGTTCCCCTGTACCTCGTCGGTCATTCGTTTGGCGGGCATGCCTTCGGACTCCTGCCCAATCACCACAAGGTGACCGGCTTCTACGTCTTCGGCACCGGTGCCGGCTGGCATGGCTACATGCCCATGGCCGAACAACTGCGCGTGCTGACGATGTGGAATCTGGTGCTGCCGCCCCTCACCTGGTGGAAGGGCTACTGTCCCTGGAAAATGCTGGGCTTGGGCGAGAACCTGCCGCTGGATGTGTTCCGGCAATGGCGGTACTGGTGCCGATTCCCCCACTACTACTTCGACGATCCCGGGATGCGCGGAATCGAGCAGAGCTATGCACGGATTCACACCCCGATCATCGCCGCCAATGCGCTGGATGACCTCTGGGCCTCCCCGGCATCCCGTGACGCCTTCGTCCGCGGCTACCGCAATGCACCGCTGACCCGGATAGACCTGGATCCGAAAATGCTGGGCGGCACAATCGGCCACATGGGCTACTTCCGACAGACAGCGGAACCGCTCTGGGAGAACGCATTGACATGGTTCACGAACCTGCCGCAGGCGGTCCCGACGCCATGA
- a CDS encoding alpha/beta hydrolase produces the protein MPYAAVNGQTVYYEDSGASGPVVVFSHGLLMDQAMFEPQVAALRARYRCIVWDERGHGRTAGESIAPFSYYDSADDLVALLDHLGIESAVLAGMSQGGYLSLRAALHHPDRVRGLILIDTQARTEDAEKTAGYRQLIEAWAQQGLSQPVADTIAQIILGPGWAGAAQWQNKWRQWRGHNVMASFQALVSRDDISSRLGEIGVPALVVHGDADVAISLDRAQDMAERLPHSQLVVVRGAGHAANLTHPEPVNAAIDRFLDALDSGR, from the coding sequence ATGCCCTATGCCGCCGTCAACGGTCAGACCGTTTACTACGAGGACAGCGGAGCCAGCGGCCCGGTCGTGGTGTTCTCGCACGGTCTGCTGATGGATCAGGCCATGTTCGAGCCGCAGGTGGCCGCGCTGCGCGCGCGTTACCGCTGCATCGTCTGGGATGAGCGCGGGCATGGCCGAACGGCGGGCGAATCGATTGCGCCGTTCAGCTACTACGACTCGGCAGACGATCTTGTGGCGCTGCTCGATCACTTGGGCATCGAATCCGCAGTGCTCGCCGGCATGAGTCAGGGCGGCTATCTGTCGCTGCGGGCGGCCTTGCACCATCCCGACAGGGTCCGTGGACTGATCCTGATCGACACGCAGGCTCGAACCGAAGACGCCGAGAAGACCGCCGGCTACCGGCAGCTGATCGAAGCCTGGGCGCAGCAGGGCTTGTCACAGCCGGTGGCCGACACCATCGCCCAGATCATCCTCGGACCGGGCTGGGCCGGCGCCGCGCAGTGGCAGAACAAGTGGCGTCAATGGCGGGGGCACAATGTGATGGCGAGCTTCCAGGCGCTGGTGTCGCGGGACGACATCAGCAGCCGGCTCGGCGAGATCGGGGTGCCGGCGCTGGTCGTGCACGGCGACGCCGACGTGGCGATCTCGCTCGATCGCGCGCAGGACATGGCGGAGCGCTTGCCGCATTCGCAACTCGTGGTGGTTCGGGGTGCGGGGCATGCGGCGAATCTCACGCATCCGGAGCCGGTCAATGCGGCGATTGACCGCTTTCTGGACGCGCTGGACAGCGGGCGCTAG
- a CDS encoding high-potential iron-sulfur protein: protein MHKQFDRRHFIKTAGTSMAAIAVGGAWTTRALAQEKLALSDPTAQALHYTEDASTLDKAAAPTYQEGSHCGNCMLYQTDAEADGFAPCGAFGGKLVAKAGWCAAWVAKPA from the coding sequence ATGCACAAGCAGTTTGATCGTCGTCATTTCATCAAGACCGCCGGCACTTCGATGGCCGCCATCGCGGTCGGCGGAGCCTGGACCACGCGGGCTCTGGCCCAGGAGAAGCTCGCGCTGAGCGACCCCACCGCGCAGGCCCTGCATTACACCGAGGATGCCAGCACGCTCGACAAGGCCGCGGCGCCGACCTATCAGGAAGGCAGCCACTGCGGTAACTGCATGCTCTATCAGACCGACGCCGAAGCCGACGGCTTCGCGCCGTGTGGCGCCTTCGGCGGCAAGCTCGTCGCCAAGGCCGGTTGGTGCGCTGCCTGGGTTGCCAAGCCGGCTTGA
- a CDS encoding LysR family transcriptional regulator: MNNFRRLDLNLLITLDVLLAERNVTRAAERLHLSQPSVSVQLAKLRDYFGDPLLLPGPRGMRPTTRALALAEPLRLALTELDSAVLQSSAFDPARADRSWRVAAADYGEGVILIPALPQLRTAAPGSRLAILPLQPSKIATSMGNGELDLCLHTSHDAPSGLRSRTLFKEHYVLVGRAGHPKLRRRPSLKQFRALEHVVVSPDGGGFVGVTDQLLTQAGLSRRVVLSVPRFRSAVSAVAGSDLVAMLPARLVAGHEELRVVGAPVELPGFEIAMLWHERAHRDPAHQWLREHIADSANALGGR; the protein is encoded by the coding sequence ATGAACAATTTTCGCAGGCTCGACCTGAACCTGTTGATCACGTTGGACGTACTGCTGGCCGAGCGCAACGTCACGCGGGCTGCGGAACGCCTGCACCTGTCGCAACCTTCGGTCAGCGTGCAGCTCGCCAAATTGCGGGATTACTTCGGTGATCCGCTGCTGTTGCCGGGGCCGCGAGGCATGCGCCCCACCACACGTGCACTGGCGCTTGCGGAGCCCTTGCGTCTGGCGCTGACGGAACTCGACAGCGCGGTCCTGCAATCGTCGGCGTTTGATCCCGCGCGCGCCGACCGCAGCTGGCGCGTCGCGGCCGCGGACTACGGTGAAGGCGTGATCCTGATTCCGGCATTGCCGCAATTGCGTACCGCGGCGCCGGGCAGCCGTCTGGCGATACTGCCCTTGCAGCCGTCGAAGATCGCGACCTCCATGGGAAACGGTGAACTTGATCTGTGTCTGCACACGAGCCATGACGCGCCGTCCGGGCTGCGCAGTCGCACTCTGTTCAAGGAACACTACGTGCTGGTTGGCCGAGCCGGCCACCCGAAGCTCCGGCGCCGCCCCAGCCTGAAGCAGTTTCGCGCCTTGGAGCATGTGGTCGTGTCGCCCGATGGGGGCGGTTTCGTCGGTGTCACCGATCAGTTGCTGACGCAGGCCGGTCTGTCCCGCCGGGTGGTGCTGTCCGTTCCGCGCTTTCGGTCGGCGGTTTCCGCCGTCGCCGGTTCCGATCTGGTGGCGATGCTGCCCGCCCGCCTGGTGGCTGGGCACGAGGAGTTGCGTGTGGTCGGTGCGCCGGTGGAGCTGCCGGGTTTCGAAATCGCCATGCTCTGGCACGAGCGCGCGCATCGTGATCCTGCGCATCAGTGGTTGCGAGAGCACATCGCCGATTCGGCGAATGCCCTGGGTGGCCGGTAG
- a CDS encoding NAD(P)H-dependent oxidoreductase has product MNVLIVHAHPEPASLNGSLKTHMVEQLQRAGHAVNVSDLYRMRWKSPLDASDFVERPAGTRFEPAMDSGRAYSEGTQPADVAEEQRKLLWANLLILQFPLWWFSMPAILKGWVDRVYANGFAYGIGEHSERRWGDRYGEGVMAGKRAMLVVSTGGWESHYGPRGINGPIDDLLFPIQHGILYYPGFEVLPPYIVHHAGSVDAAAFTRHTAALTQRLDTLETTLPIAFRQQNGGDYEIPAMTLRSDLAPGRDGFSVHVQTD; this is encoded by the coding sequence ATGAACGTACTGATTGTCCATGCCCATCCGGAACCCGCATCCCTGAACGGGTCACTCAAGACCCACATGGTCGAACAACTCCAGCGTGCCGGCCATGCGGTGAACGTTTCCGACCTGTACCGCATGCGCTGGAAATCGCCGCTGGATGCCTCGGATTTTGTCGAACGACCAGCCGGCACTCGTTTCGAGCCGGCCATGGATTCAGGCCGCGCGTATAGCGAAGGCACACAGCCCGCCGATGTCGCGGAAGAACAGCGCAAGTTGCTGTGGGCGAACCTGCTGATTCTTCAGTTCCCGCTGTGGTGGTTCTCGATGCCCGCGATCCTCAAGGGCTGGGTGGATCGCGTGTATGCGAACGGCTTTGCCTACGGCATTGGCGAGCACTCCGAGCGGCGCTGGGGCGACCGCTATGGCGAGGGCGTGATGGCCGGCAAGCGTGCGATGCTGGTGGTGAGTACCGGCGGCTGGGAATCCCACTACGGCCCGCGCGGCATCAATGGTCCGATCGACGATCTGCTGTTTCCGATTCAGCACGGCATCCTGTACTACCCGGGATTCGAGGTGCTGCCACCATACATCGTGCACCACGCCGGCTCCGTGGACGCTGCGGCCTTCACTCGGCATACGGCGGCTCTGACTCAGCGGCTGGATACGCTAGAGACCACGCTCCCCATCGCCTTCCGCCAACAGAACGGCGGCGACTACGAGATTCCGGCGATGACGCTACGCAGCGACCTCGCGCCCGGCCGGGACGGATTCTCGGTACACGTGCAGACGGACTGA
- a CDS encoding dioxygenase, protein MPSFFIPHGGGPCFFMDWDPADTWKTMEAFLRGIADSLPRPPSAILIVSGHWTPDRFTVNAATHPGLLFDYYGFPPHTYQLRYDAPGLPALAETVRQTLSEAGFETDSIDDRGLDHGVFIPLLLMFPDAQIPVLQLSLRGDLNPKVHIDAGHALEALRDQDVLIVGSGMSFHNMRAYGDPRFTPVADAFDEWLTATVEAPPAEREARLAAWEHAPQARQCHPPAAEEHLIPLMVAAGAGGQGRGRRVFSDRVLETRVSGYRFD, encoded by the coding sequence ATGCCGAGCTTCTTCATCCCGCATGGCGGCGGCCCCTGCTTCTTCATGGATTGGGATCCCGCCGACACTTGGAAAACGATGGAGGCCTTCCTGCGCGGGATCGCGGACAGCCTACCCCGCCCGCCCAGCGCGATCCTGATCGTCTCCGGGCACTGGACGCCAGATCGATTCACGGTGAACGCCGCGACACACCCCGGCTTGCTGTTCGACTACTACGGCTTTCCGCCGCATACGTACCAGTTGCGCTACGACGCACCAGGACTACCGGCCCTGGCCGAAACCGTGCGCCAGACCCTGAGCGAGGCCGGTTTCGAGACCGACAGCATCGATGATCGCGGCCTGGACCACGGCGTGTTCATCCCCCTGCTGCTGATGTTTCCCGACGCGCAGATTCCGGTGTTGCAGCTGTCCTTGCGCGGCGACCTGAATCCCAAGGTGCACATCGACGCTGGCCATGCGCTGGAAGCACTACGTGACCAGGACGTACTGATCGTGGGTAGCGGCATGAGCTTCCACAACATGCGCGCCTATGGCGACCCACGCTTCACGCCGGTGGCGGACGCCTTCGACGAGTGGCTGACGGCCACGGTGGAGGCACCGCCGGCCGAGCGCGAAGCCCGGCTGGCCGCCTGGGAGCACGCGCCGCAGGCGCGGCAATGCCATCCGCCAGCGGCCGAGGAACACCTGATTCCGTTGATGGTGGCGGCTGGCGCCGGCGGCCAAGGCAGGGGCCGACGCGTATTCAGCGATCGCGTGCTCGAGACACGCGTATCCGGCTATCGCTTCGACTGA
- a CDS encoding helix-turn-helix domain-containing protein, whose product MSATAPCTDCPRQSRCLGGLLVEGMTPAQTQSTGVSRTVLDKGEHLYRIGDRAEHLYLVRGGALKTYVVSADGDEEIRGFQLAEDIVGLDAICNPEFRASARALSRTWVCRLPIAAVRARMLETVRFRDRILSALGHEFDRLHGMLHRERCSADQRVAAFLLSQLDATVTPGSEIELPMSRVDLGRYLDLATETVSRVFTRLQSRKVLRKQGTRCEVVDRDALCALA is encoded by the coding sequence ATGTCCGCCACCGCACCCTGCACCGATTGTCCGCGTCAAAGCCGCTGTCTCGGCGGTCTGCTGGTCGAAGGCATGACGCCCGCACAGACGCAGTCCACCGGGGTGAGTCGTACCGTACTCGACAAGGGTGAGCACCTGTACCGCATCGGCGATCGGGCCGAACACCTGTATCTGGTGCGCGGCGGTGCGCTGAAAACCTATGTGGTGTCCGCCGACGGCGACGAGGAAATCCGCGGCTTTCAGTTGGCCGAGGACATCGTCGGGCTGGATGCGATCTGCAATCCGGAATTTCGCGCCAGTGCGCGCGCCTTGTCGCGAACCTGGGTGTGCCGGCTGCCGATTGCCGCGGTGCGCGCACGCATGCTCGAAACCGTGCGGTTCCGGGACCGGATACTCAGCGCCCTGGGCCATGAATTCGACCGCCTGCACGGCATGCTGCATCGCGAACGCTGCAGCGCCGACCAGCGCGTCGCCGCGTTCCTGCTGAGCCAGCTCGACGCCACGGTCACGCCGGGCAGCGAGATCGAACTGCCGATGTCGCGCGTCGATCTCGGACGCTATCTGGACCTGGCGACGGAAACCGTGTCGCGCGTCTTCACCCGGTTGCAGTCACGCAAGGTTCTGCGCAAGCAGGGCACGCGCTGCGAGGTGGTCGACCGCGATGCCCTGTGCGCCCTGGCCTGA
- a CDS encoding response regulator, translating into MIANPALIAATSPRPDPNAVVYIVEDDSAVRSALDLLARCCGWRACSFASGREFLDSEIHEAGSCLVLDLNMPQMDGETVLRRLRERGSGLPVLVITGDRSGAQLERVRRLGVYEVLQKPFGDDAFQSAVQGCLSGQAAPSDAADT; encoded by the coding sequence GTGATTGCGAACCCCGCCCTGATTGCCGCCACTTCGCCCAGACCGGACCCGAATGCCGTCGTCTATATCGTGGAAGACGATTCGGCGGTCCGGTCCGCGCTGGATCTGCTGGCGCGCTGCTGCGGTTGGCGCGCCTGCAGCTTCGCCAGCGGCCGCGAGTTCCTCGACAGCGAGATCCACGAAGCCGGCAGCTGTCTGGTGCTCGACCTCAACATGCCGCAAATGGACGGCGAGACCGTGCTGCGTCGCCTGCGTGAGCGTGGCTCGGGGCTGCCGGTGCTGGTCATCACCGGCGATCGCAGCGGCGCGCAACTGGAGCGTGTGCGTCGGCTGGGCGTATACGAGGTGCTGCAAAAGCCGTTTGGAGACGATGCGTTTCAGAGTGCGGTGCAGGGCTGTCTGAGCGGTCAGGCAGCACCGAGCGACGCCGCCGATACGTAG
- a CDS encoding response regulator transcription factor has translation MTQQTPVVFVVDDDEAVRSGLRMLLASAGLDSRCYGNALEFLEAATPEQGGCLLLDVRMPGLSGLDLHERLIAKGVTLPVIILTGHGDVPMAVRAMKRGAFDFIQKPFNDQFLLDRINAALQRDSECRGQQREAAALRDRLARLTTREHEVMRHLVRGEANKVIAAELGISERTIELHRARCMEKLDCRSVAQLVHLVLRAESGTDAGQ, from the coding sequence GTGACGCAGCAGACCCCGGTGGTGTTCGTCGTCGATGACGACGAGGCCGTGCGCAGTGGTCTGCGCATGCTGCTGGCCTCGGCTGGGCTGGACTCGCGCTGCTACGGCAACGCGCTGGAGTTTCTGGAGGCGGCCACGCCCGAGCAGGGCGGCTGCCTGTTGCTGGACGTGCGCATGCCGGGCCTGTCCGGGCTCGATCTGCACGAACGTCTGATCGCCAAGGGCGTCACCCTGCCGGTGATCATACTCACCGGCCACGGCGACGTACCGATGGCGGTGCGCGCGATGAAGCGCGGCGCCTTCGACTTCATCCAGAAACCGTTCAACGACCAGTTTCTGCTGGACCGGATCAACGCCGCCTTGCAGCGCGACAGTGAGTGCCGTGGCCAGCAACGGGAGGCCGCCGCCCTGCGCGACAGGCTGGCCCGGCTGACCACGCGCGAACACGAGGTCATGCGCCATCTGGTACGCGGTGAGGCCAACAAGGTGATCGCCGCCGAACTCGGCATCAGCGAACGCACGATCGAACTGCATCGCGCACGCTGCATGGAGAAGCTCGACTGCCGTTCGGTGGCCCAGCTGGTTCATCTCGTGCTGCGCGCCGAATCGGGTACTGACGCAGGTCAATGA
- a CDS encoding PAS domain S-box protein, producing MSPPVAQNTAALAEALERHRAILDTAVDGIITIDDRGIIESFNHAAERMFGYAADEVIGRNIRLLMPQPYRRDHDQYIENYLSTGQARIIGIGREVEGLRKDGTVFPMDLAVGAVHLPERLLFTGITRDISDRKAVEAEGRRRLNDLAHTSRLTALGEMATGLAHEVNQPLTAIISHASACLRMLGSGHADEALMRESLQQIARQGERAGEVIKRLRGFVRKGEMAFREDDLNAVVRDVLWLVGHEIKAAQIEVDLQLEDNLPAAQMDRVQVEQVVFNLVRNAIEAMAQTPAAQRRLTLYTSSAQWREAPAIRFCVQDSGPGFGGLDPARLFDAYFTTKPDGLGQGLSICRSIIETHDGHIAAEVSDSGSARLQFVLPQVQLT from the coding sequence ATGAGCCCTCCCGTTGCCCAAAACACCGCCGCGCTGGCCGAAGCTCTGGAACGCCACCGGGCGATTCTGGATACGGCGGTGGACGGCATCATCACCATCGATGATCGCGGCATCATCGAGAGTTTCAACCATGCCGCCGAGCGGATGTTCGGCTATGCCGCCGACGAGGTGATCGGGCGCAACATCCGGCTGCTGATGCCGCAGCCCTATCGTCGCGATCATGACCAGTACATTGAGAACTATCTGTCGACCGGGCAGGCCAGGATCATCGGCATCGGCCGCGAGGTCGAAGGCTTGCGCAAGGACGGCACGGTGTTTCCGATGGACCTCGCGGTGGGGGCGGTGCATCTGCCGGAGCGCCTGCTGTTCACCGGCATCACTCGCGATATTTCCGACCGTAAGGCGGTGGAGGCGGAAGGGCGCCGCCGGCTCAATGACCTGGCGCACACCTCCCGGCTGACCGCGCTCGGCGAGATGGCGACCGGCCTTGCGCACGAGGTCAATCAGCCGCTGACGGCCATCATCAGCCATGCCTCGGCCTGTCTGCGCATGCTCGGCAGCGGCCACGCGGATGAGGCGCTGATGCGCGAATCCCTGCAACAGATCGCGCGCCAGGGCGAACGCGCCGGTGAGGTGATCAAGCGTCTGCGCGGCTTCGTCAGAAAGGGGGAAATGGCCTTCCGCGAGGACGATCTCAACGCCGTCGTGCGCGATGTGTTGTGGCTGGTGGGACACGAGATCAAGGCGGCGCAGATCGAAGTGGACCTGCAACTGGAGGACAATCTGCCGGCGGCGCAGATGGATCGTGTGCAGGTCGAGCAGGTGGTCTTCAATCTGGTGCGCAATGCCATCGAAGCGATGGCGCAGACGCCCGCCGCTCAGCGCCGGCTCACGCTGTACACCTCGAGTGCGCAATGGCGCGAGGCGCCGGCGATCCGTTTTTGCGTGCAGGACAGCGGTCCCGGCTTCGGCGGACTGGACCCGGCGCGTCTGTTCGATGCCTATTTCACGACCAAGCCGGACGGACTGGGACAGGGCCTTTCGATCTGTCGTTCGATCATCGAAACGCATGATGGCCACATCGCGGCCGAAGTCAGCGACAGCGGCAGTGCACGGCTGCAATTCGTGCTGCCGCAGGTGCAGCTGACGTGA